Proteins from one Entomospira culicis genomic window:
- the csrA gene encoding carbon storage regulator CsrA: protein MLILSRRKDEKIIIDGRIEITIVEVKGDQVKLGIVAPEEVKIYRHEVFQAIEQENIHANCTLARDLPKIEIPR from the coding sequence ATGTTAATTCTTTCTCGGCGCAAAGATGAGAAGATTATTATTGATGGTCGTATTGAGATAACGATTGTGGAAGTCAAAGGGGATCAAGTGAAGCTAGGAATCGTCGCCCCCGAAGAGGTTAAAATTTATAGGCATGAAGTTTTTCAAGCTATTGAGCAGGAGAATATTCATGCAAATTGTACTCTAGCTAGAGACTTACCTAAAATAGAGATCCCTAGGTAG
- the fliW gene encoding flagellar assembly protein FliW, translating to MTTIESKDYGAVTVDEETQIYLFDGGIPAFEHLRRWAIFEADRAPFFIFQSLDERDVAFFVMNPWLCRKDYEVKLEQGDLLSLGLNSTDSDAVMIFSILSIPAGEPHLMSINLQAPLVFNQTNQQGMQVILSDHRWGIRHIVSQELAREGEASC from the coding sequence ATGACAACGATTGAGAGCAAAGACTATGGCGCAGTTACGGTGGATGAAGAGACGCAGATCTACTTGTTTGACGGGGGGATTCCTGCCTTTGAACACCTGAGGAGATGGGCGATTTTTGAAGCCGATCGCGCGCCTTTTTTTATCTTTCAGAGTTTGGATGAGCGCGATGTTGCGTTTTTTGTGATGAATCCGTGGCTCTGTCGCAAAGATTATGAGGTCAAACTAGAGCAGGGAGACCTCCTCTCTTTAGGATTAAATTCTACGGATTCGGATGCGGTAATGATCTTCTCGATTCTTTCTATTCCTGCTGGCGAACCGCACTTGATGAGTATTAACTTGCAGGCACCGTTGGTCTTTAATCAAACCAATCAGCAGGGAATGCAGGTGATTTTAAGCGACCATCGATGGGGTATTCGCCATATTGTGTCGCAGGAGTTGGCGCGCGAGGGCGAAGCCTCATGTTAA
- a CDS encoding flagellar hook-associated protein 3: MYRVSSSMGQSNFDYHNRAHESQKHKIDGQIQSQRGIARLRDNPVNAAHSVRYQSKNVRLERYQQNVDNAVNRLAIAESSVSEATSILQRIREIAVQGANGTYDQNDLRYMAIEVNEYLEELGNIANAKGGDGLALFSGTRTDVDAFRLVRGSVVGADEQMITGAMYTGNVDRRESAYADNASMTTQFTGNSLFWAENQRIWGASDVAQFVVQQDSSIHIDGVEIPLQAGDGVHALIHKINQADISVRASLDPVENNLVLETTQPHQLWLVDGENSTTLEELGLIVSGQEASTPNNYHPFARVSGGSMFDAVIELRDALLVGDSNRIGGAALGGIDRALDNVNLARAQMGAKHNRLESVGDRLSKDSLTYIQWDDQVRGLDLASALIEQKMLDSAMTASYASMAKVMQPSLMDFLK, encoded by the coding sequence ATGTATCGTGTTTCAAGCTCCATGGGGCAGAGCAATTTTGACTACCACAACCGCGCACACGAGTCGCAAAAACATAAAATCGACGGGCAAATCCAGAGCCAACGAGGCATCGCACGCCTAAGAGATAATCCAGTTAATGCCGCCCACTCGGTACGCTATCAGAGCAAAAATGTTCGCCTAGAGCGCTATCAGCAGAATGTCGATAACGCTGTCAACCGCTTAGCCATCGCCGAGTCGAGTGTAAGTGAGGCAACATCTATCCTTCAACGCATCCGTGAAATTGCGGTGCAGGGCGCTAATGGTACCTACGATCAAAACGATTTACGCTACATGGCTATCGAGGTGAATGAGTACCTCGAGGAGCTTGGTAATATTGCTAATGCTAAGGGTGGCGATGGTCTTGCCCTCTTTAGTGGTACGCGCACCGACGTGGATGCCTTCCGCTTGGTACGTGGCTCGGTGGTGGGCGCGGATGAGCAGATGATTACGGGTGCTATGTATACCGGTAATGTTGATCGCCGTGAGAGCGCCTACGCCGACAATGCCAGTATGACTACACAGTTTACGGGGAATTCACTCTTTTGGGCAGAGAATCAACGCATCTGGGGTGCTAGCGACGTAGCACAGTTTGTCGTGCAACAAGATAGTTCTATTCATATTGATGGGGTCGAAATTCCTCTTCAAGCAGGCGACGGTGTCCATGCGCTTATCCACAAGATTAATCAAGCCGATATTTCGGTACGCGCAAGCCTTGATCCTGTCGAGAACAACCTTGTGTTAGAGACAACCCAACCACATCAGCTTTGGTTGGTAGATGGCGAAAATTCCACTACATTAGAAGAGCTCGGGCTTATTGTCTCGGGGCAAGAGGCTTCGACTCCTAATAATTATCACCCCTTTGCGCGCGTTAGTGGTGGCAGTATGTTTGATGCGGTGATTGAGTTGCGTGATGCGCTCTTGGTCGGTGATAGTAATCGTATTGGTGGGGCCGCCCTTGGTGGCATTGATCGTGCTTTGGACAATGTCAACTTAGCCCGCGCGCAGATGGGTGCTAAACATAATCGCTTAGAGAGTGTGGGTGATCGCCTCTCGAAGGACTCTTTAACCTATATTCAGTGGGATGATCAGGTGCGTGGACTAGATTTAGCGAGTGCGCTGATTGAGCAGAAGATGTTAGACTCGGCAATGACTGCCAGCTATGCGAGTATGGCTAAGGTGATGCAACCGAGCTTGATGGATTTTTTAAAGTAA
- a CDS encoding P83/100 family protein, protein MKRARFLLLVLSLFTLVYASAQQEVIREELEGIPTEGITFRNFDGVVVNPNTAAEIRGIGRALANLAGDAQMDGQIYRYGNKYAIREAGDQEIDGKLSAAILYVNPDALVENVRNLRLIISGYLEGRFGYSTADADLLAYLLTMYNAYHRGDIEFFSARYKPAVMSDVTAQNAGLALSYDQWPGQTRLFIPLTFGGNLYIPDIVPNPDDIDDQTRGDLADLIEDSLTGDQLEIDDLENQIDENEDKIKALEEERDRLINGGSNGTGIGEENAIESERGDFDVTIRDVFMDGTIQEDVYDNVVEIITKHEPKGEFDETEDDDKRYIIVKDNTTGVTREEVKIDEVIVEETTDEDGNPAYIVTVIIRDREAGNDNQGSTTDPKSGDQGSTTDPKSGDQGSTTDPKGGDQGSTTDPKGGDQGSTTDPKGGDQGSTTDPKGGDQGSTTDPKGGDQGSTTDPKGGDQGSTTDPKGGDQGSTTDPKSGDQGSTTDPKGGDQGSTTDPKSGDQGSTTDPKSGDQGSTTDPKSGDQGSTTDPKSGDQGSDSSTDTSTLDEETQKRIEELEEEIERLKEENQQLRDQLKAKEDEIKAKEKIIDDLKNNPPSNSGSESGSSSDPKSGEDGSEDGSEDSTDTTDDPTDSTDDPASGTDPNGGDQGSTTNPTDPKEEDQGSTTNPTNPANPGNTQNPTDPNGGDQGSTTNPTNPANPGNTQNPTNPTDPNGGDQGSTTNPTNPGNTQNPTEPPKPTNPNPDKVDTSLGEEGTIYFMLDTGVRQGGRHRKVIVSFDLAKKEIVSRSPDNISSGQFKLTPKGLITITEKGDPTNPKFYLTLLDPRTLQPIGISDVPLHVDSFLFATEESIYAMSEARGDSSVLIRFKDDLNIDTRSDAIVNPDTTLTQHEDYVFVENKAGTAVLVLNRKDLKLIAEIKL, encoded by the coding sequence ATGAAAAGGGCAAGATTTTTACTTTTGGTATTAAGTTTGTTCACCTTAGTATACGCGTCGGCGCAACAAGAGGTGATTCGAGAGGAGCTTGAGGGTATTCCTACTGAAGGAATTACCTTTAGAAATTTCGATGGCGTCGTGGTGAACCCCAACACGGCTGCCGAAATTCGTGGTATTGGTCGTGCGCTAGCCAACCTCGCTGGTGATGCGCAGATGGATGGTCAGATTTATCGCTATGGTAATAAGTACGCCATTCGCGAAGCAGGCGATCAAGAGATTGATGGCAAGCTCTCGGCAGCGATTCTTTACGTGAATCCCGACGCATTGGTAGAGAATGTGCGTAATTTACGCTTGATTATTTCGGGTTACCTAGAGGGGCGTTTTGGCTATAGCACTGCTGATGCGGATCTTTTAGCCTATCTTTTAACCATGTATAATGCCTACCATCGTGGCGACATTGAGTTCTTTAGCGCGCGCTATAAGCCCGCAGTTATGAGCGATGTAACCGCACAAAATGCCGGTTTGGCGCTCTCTTACGACCAGTGGCCTGGGCAAACGCGCCTCTTTATCCCGCTTACTTTCGGTGGCAATCTTTATATTCCAGACATTGTCCCTAATCCTGATGATATCGACGATCAGACGCGCGGGGATTTAGCTGATCTTATTGAAGATTCTTTGACAGGCGATCAGCTAGAGATCGATGACCTTGAGAATCAAATCGATGAAAATGAGGATAAAATAAAGGCTCTTGAGGAAGAACGTGATAGACTGATTAATGGTGGATCTAATGGGACGGGCATTGGCGAGGAGAATGCCATCGAGAGCGAGAGGGGCGACTTTGATGTTACCATCCGCGATGTCTTTATGGATGGTACGATTCAAGAAGATGTCTACGACAATGTTGTAGAGATTATCACCAAGCACGAGCCCAAGGGGGAGTTTGACGAGACCGAAGATGACGATAAACGTTATATTATTGTTAAAGATAACACCACTGGCGTTACCCGTGAAGAGGTAAAAATTGATGAGGTGATTGTTGAAGAGACCACGGATGAGGATGGTAATCCTGCGTATATCGTTACCGTAATTATCCGCGATCGTGAAGCTGGCAACGACAACCAAGGTAGTACAACAGATCCCAAGAGTGGAGATCAAGGAAGTACAACAGATCCCAAGAGTGGGGATCAAGGAAGTACAACAGATCCCAAGGGTGGAGATCAAGGAAGTACAACAGATCCCAAGGGTGGAGATCAAGGAAGTACAACAGATCCCAAGGGGGGAGATCAAGGAAGTACAACAGATCCCAAGGGGGGAGATCAAGGAAGTACAACAGATCCCAAGGGGGGAGATCAAGGAAGTACAACAGATCCCAAGGGGGGAGATCAAGGAAGTACAACAGATCCCAAGGGTGGAGATCAAGGAAGTACAACAGATCCCAAGAGTGGAGATCAAGGAAGTACAACAGATCCCAAGGGTGGAGATCAAGGAAGTACAACAGATCCCAAGAGTGGAGATCAAGGTAGTACAACAGATCCCAAGAGTGGAGATCAAGGTAGTACAACAGATCCCAAGAGTGGAGATCAAGGTAGTACAACAGATCCCAAGAGTGGAGATCAAGGTAGCGACAGCTCAACCGACACCAGCACCCTCGATGAAGAGACTCAAAAGCGCATTGAAGAGCTTGAAGAGGAGATTGAGCGTTTAAAAGAGGAAAATCAGCAATTGCGTGATCAACTCAAAGCAAAAGAGGATGAGATCAAAGCAAAAGAAAAGATTATTGACGACTTGAAGAATAATCCTCCCTCCAACAGTGGCAGTGAGAGCGGAAGTTCCAGCGATCCTAAGAGTGGCGAAGACGGTTCTGAGGATGGTAGCGAGGATTCAACCGATACCACGGATGATCCAACCGATTCTACCGATGACCCTGCGAGTGGAACCGATCCAAATGGCGGGGATCAAGGTAGCACGACTAATCCTACTGATCCAAAGGAGGAGGATCAAGGAAGCACAACGAATCCAACCAATCCTGCGAACCCAGGGAATACGCAAAACCCAACTGATCCAAATGGTGGAGATCAAGGAAGCACAACGAATCCAACTAATCCTGCGAACCCAGGGAATACGCAAAACCCAACCAATCCTACTGATCCAAATGGTGGAGATCAAGGAAGCACAACTAATCCTACGAACCCTGGGAATACGCAAAATCCAACCGAGCCTCCCAAGCCAACGAATCCTAATCCGGATAAAGTCGACACTAGCTTAGGCGAAGAGGGTACCATCTACTTTATGTTAGACACGGGCGTGCGCCAAGGTGGGCGTCATCGCAAGGTTATTGTCTCTTTTGACCTCGCGAAGAAGGAGATTGTCAGTCGTAGTCCCGATAATATCTCTTCTGGTCAGTTCAAATTGACACCCAAGGGGCTTATCACAATCACCGAGAAGGGCGATCCTACCAATCCTAAGTTCTACCTTACCCTCCTCGACCCTCGCACGCTTCAGCCTATTGGTATTAGCGATGTGCCTTTGCATGTGGATAGCTTCTTGTTTGCTACGGAGGAGAGCATTTACGCGATGTCCGAAGCGCGTGGCGACAGCTCTGTTTTGATTCGTTTTAAGGATGATTTGAACATTGATACTCGTAGCGATGCGATTGTCAACCCAGACACCACCCTTACCCAACACGAGGATTATGTCTTTGTGGAGAATAAGGCGGGTACGGCAGTGTTGGTCTTGAACCGCAAGGATTTGAAGCTGATTGCAGAGATCAAGCTTTAA